A window of Sphingobacteriales bacterium genomic DNA:
TTAATCAGTATTTCAGGAACTATGTTTATGAACAGGCTTTAAAAACCTTACCTGTCATCAACTCACCCATTCAGATTACCCGAGTGGAAGTATGGGTCATTAACCGTACGGCTGATTTTAACAATACCCGCAACCTGGTGGCCTTCATGGATTTGGGTGAGCCACATCCTTACAACAGCAGCAACCTGAATCCCGACAAGGGTGATTTTGTTCTTCCCAAAAGCGATTACCCCGACAATGGGGCTAACACGCTCTTTGAAAATATTGACAAACCTGAATTTCGTTCAAATGCAACCGTTAGTCAGGAGTTGTCCAAACTTTCGACCACATCGGCCAAATTTTACAATGGTCAGGACTATATTAAAATTGACAATGCCCGCAAGCTCAATCCCAACGAATACACCATCAATGACAAGCTGGGATACATCAGCCTCAATCAGCGCCTCGATCCCGGTTATGCCCTTGCTGTTGCTTATGAATATACCTTCAACGGGGTCAGGTATCAGGTAGGCGAATTTTCTCAGGATGTTCCGCCCGACCCAAACAATCCCAATGTTTTATTTGTTAAAATGCTGAAAAGCACCTCTACGCGTACCGACATCCCCATGTGGGATCTCATGATGAAAAATATCTACAGCCTTGGTTCTTCGCAGATTCAACCGAATGAGTTTAAACTCGACATCATTTACGAGGATGATAAAAGCGGTGCCAATCTGAACTATATTCCTGAAAGTGCAGAGCCTCAGCTGAATGGTAAACTGCTTATTCAGGTGCTCAATCTTGATAACCTGAACAGCACCCAGCACAATCAGCCGGATGGTATTTTTGACTTTATTGATGGAATAACCATCAACTCCGGTCGCGGACTTATCATTTTCCCCACACTGGAACCTTTCGGCTCGACACTCAGAAAAAAATTCATAGATCAGAAACTGGCAGATTACTATTGTTTTGATGCCCTTTACGATTCCACACAGGTTCAGGCAGAGCAGCTCAAACAGTTTGATAAATTTTATATCAGAGGGTATTATCTGGGTAGTTCAGGAGCTGAGATTTCCCTCAATGCCATTCAGGTTCCCGAAGGATCGGTCACCGTTTCGGCAGGAGGGATGCAACTTCGTGAAAATATTGATTATACAGTAGATTATACCTTAGGCCGCGTTAAAATTATCAATCAGAGTGTCCTCAACAGCGGACAACCCATTAAGGTAACCTGTGAGAGTAATTCATTATTTACCATTCAGCAAAAGACCCTGATTGGAACCCGGCTGGACTATAAATTTTCTGAAGATTTCTTCCTGGGGGGAACCCTGCTTTACCTGAAAGAAAAACCACTGACACAGAAAGTCAATATAGGAACCGAGCCTCTAAATAACGTGATTTATGGCTTTGACGGAAGTTACCGTACCGATAGCCGCTTTCTGACCAAACTTGTGGACAGAATACCGCTAATCGAGACCAAGGAAATGTCGGAAATTTTAATTACAGGAGAATTTGCTCAAATCATACCCGGCCATCCCAAAGCCATAGGACCTTCAGGAACTTCTTATATTGATGATTTTGAAGGAAGTGAAATACCCTATGACCTCCGGATGGGAAATTACTGGTCATTGGCTTCAACCCCACAGGGGCAACCCATCGAGTTTCCTTACGGGCAATATTCCAACGATCTGCGTAATGGTTACAGACGTGCCAAACTATCATGGTATTCCATTGATGACCTATTCTACAGAGGCACGGCCAATACGCCAAAAAATATTGATACTTTCATGTTGTCGCGCCATCGTATGCGTGAAGTACTTGAAACCGAGCTGTTTCCTTTCAAACAAATGCAGACAGGGATGCCTTCAACACTCAGAACATTCGATCTGGCTTATTTCCCTTCAGAGCGAGGCCCGTATAACTATGACTATGCCAGCCTGGATTATTATGGTAAGCTGAAAAACCCTAAATCCAACTGGGGTGGAATCATGCGTAAAATTGAAACCAATGATTTTGAAGCCGCAAACATTGAATATATCGAATTCTGGCTGCTCGATCCCTATCTCGACAGTGATTTTCAGCCTGATGACGGCAAACTGATCATTCACCTCGGGGATATTTCTGAAGATGTACTCCGTGACGGGGCTAAGTTTTTTGAAAACGGTCTGCCCAAAGATACAAGCAACAAAAAGGTGAACAATACTATCTGGGGAAAAGTTCCTACCATCAATCCTATCAATTATGCCTTCGACAACGATCAGACAGCACGTGATTTTCAGGATGTCGGATTAGACGGACTTTCTGACAACGAAGAATATAATTTCCGTAAAACCGACTTTATTGATAAACTTCCTAACATGGACCCTGGCGCCAAACAATTGATTCTGGACGACCCTTCTGCCGACAATTATCATTTCTTC
This region includes:
- the sprA gene encoding cell surface protein SprA; translated protein: MNSKILQNTVRTVVVLFAAVVFVYGIGGPHPVQLSSVKKPLVPDDTGKKAVLKYPVSSSLDPLTPRKSHSFDLSIPDAIETHTELDTSLSNYRMYNTIGGIRIGEERVISLADYIAMQNRNSIHDYFKERSQSQNFLQREKGFEPKINIKTPKVVEDIIGGNIDIKPQGMAELSFSYDINRISNPAWTLQQQRNSQFKFDQKIKLNVRGSIGDKIGLGIGYDTESNFEFDNEIKLRYEGKEDDIVKLLEAGNVSLPVQGTLITGSTSLFGVKSKLQFGKLMMTNVFSQQKSEKKEIIIENGAQKTTFNISSLEYDANKHFFLNQYFRNYVYEQALKTLPVINSPIQITRVEVWVINRTADFNNTRNLVAFMDLGEPHPYNSSNLNPDKGDFVLPKSDYPDNGANTLFENIDKPEFRSNATVSQELSKLSTTSAKFYNGQDYIKIDNARKLNPNEYTINDKLGYISLNQRLDPGYALAVAYEYTFNGVRYQVGEFSQDVPPDPNNPNVLFVKMLKSTSTRTDIPMWDLMMKNIYSLGSSQIQPNEFKLDIIYEDDKSGANLNYIPESAEPQLNGKLLIQVLNLDNLNSTQHNQPDGIFDFIDGITINSGRGLIIFPTLEPFGSTLRKKFIDQKLADYYCFDALYDSTQVQAEQLKQFDKFYIRGYYLGSSGAEISLNAIQVPEGSVTVSAGGMQLRENIDYTVDYTLGRVKIINQSVLNSGQPIKVTCESNSLFTIQQKTLIGTRLDYKFSEDFFLGGTLLYLKEKPLTQKVNIGTEPLNNVIYGFDGSYRTDSRFLTKLVDRIPLIETKEMSEILITGEFAQIIPGHPKAIGPSGTSYIDDFEGSEIPYDLRMGNYWSLASTPQGQPIEFPYGQYSNDLRNGYRRAKLSWYSIDDLFYRGTANTPKNIDTFMLSRHRMREVLETELFPFKQMQTGMPSTLRTFDLAYFPSERGPYNYDYASLDYYGKLKNPKSNWGGIMRKIETNDFEAANIEYIEFWLLDPYLDSDFQPDDGKLIIHLGDISEDVLRDGAKFFENGLPKDTSNKKVNNTIWGKVPTINPINYAFDNDQTARDFQDVGLDGLSDNEEYNFRKTDFIDKLPNMDPGAKQLILDDPSADNYHFFRGDDLDNANADIIERYKNYRNTEGNSPIPTQNQQYSTTGTLSPDVEDANGDFTLNEIEAYYEYDINLHPNMTVGENFIVDKQVVKVKLRNGSYDEAVWYQFKIPIRAYDKRVGQIRDFKSIRFMRMILTDFEKDVVLRFGRLQLVRGDWRQYLYDLKAPGEVTGPGDPIDSTIFDISTVNIEANGKRDPIPYVLPPGIIREQDISTYELLEANEQSLSFSTCLPDGEARAAYKNVSFDVRTYKRLRMFVHAEAKKGQTLNYGDLSLFIRMGTDFSSNYYEYEIPLKPTPYGTSDAELIWDTINEINILFEEFFRVRQLRETTPGSSLILPFTQFDKANKGRITVLGNPDLSNVKVIMIGVRNPSKDNSFVN